The following proteins come from a genomic window of Platichthys flesus chromosome 1, fPlaFle2.1, whole genome shotgun sequence:
- the dbx1a gene encoding homeobox protein DBX1-A, translating to MMIPSVLAPPAFYPGLYRPAAALPLHHTLPSAFQTHSSFLVEDLLRMSHPAAFINRTVPSASASLPTATTTLSFSCASAERALATAALTRESYSPKTSLPNSKDPTFLKFGVSAILAPSPKSVSSHHPTIHHLHSKTFPFPCFDGTFHPIFRTPYLPASSSVVPMPGTFSWPLAARGKPRRGMLRRAVFSDVQRKALEKMFQKQKYISKPDRKKLASKLGLKDSQVKIWFQNRRMKWRNSKERELLSSGGCREQTLPTKANPHPDLSDVGKKSSAEEEEEEEEEFVRERVRSAGSSVSSPSLSSKHSDFSESDEEEITVS from the exons ATGATGATCCCCAGCGTCCTCGCGCCTCCTGCTTTCTACCCGGGGCTGTACCGTCCCGCCGCGGCTCTGCCCCTCCACCACACCCTGCCGTCCGCCTTCCAGACCCACTCCAGCTTCCTGGTGGAGGACCTGCTGCGCATGAGCCACCCGGCAGCCTTCATTAACAGGACTGTTCCCTCAGCCAGTGCGTCCCTGcccaccgccaccaccacctTGTCCTTCAGCTGCGCGTCCGCGGAACGCGCCTTGGCCACGGCCGCGCTCACGCGTGAATCTTACTCCCCGAAAACGTCGCTGCCGAACAGCAAGGACCCGACTTTTCTCAAGTTTGGAGTGAGCGCCATCCTCGCACCTTCACCAAAAAGCG TCTCCTCACATCACCCTACAATCCACCACCTGCATTCCAAGACCTTCCCCTTCCCCTGCTTTGACGGGACCTTCCACCCCATATTCAGGACGCCTTATTTACCAG CATCTTCATCTGTTGTTCCAATGCCCGGGACCTTCTCATGGCCCCTGGCCGCCAGAGGGAAACCCCGCAGAGGGATGCTGAGGAGGGCGGTGTTCTCCGACGTGCAGCGCAAGGCCTTGGAGAAGATGTTCCAGAAACAGAAATATATCAGCAAGCCCGACAGGAAGAAGCTGGCGTCCAAACTGGGGCTAAAAGACTCACAG GTGAAAATCTGGTTCCAGAACCGGCGGATGAAGTGGAGGAACTCTAAGGAACGGGAGCTGCTGTCCTCCGGTGGCTGCCGCGAGCAGACGCTGCCCACCAAAGCGAACCCTCACCCGGACCTGAGCGACGTGGGCAAGAAGTCCTCcgccgaggaagaggaggaggaggaagaggagtttgtaagagagagagtgaggtcGGCGGGGTCCAgcgtctcctctccttctctgtccaGTAAGCACTCAGACTTCTCAGAGTCAGACGAAGAGGAAATAACAGtatcttaa